One Umboniibacter marinipuniceus DNA window includes the following coding sequences:
- a CDS encoding PKD domain-containing protein: MRILAISLALLLAACSNDSPNQPDNPGGGITPPVGVPVADAGQSILLQRGATATLNGSGSYDPDGDSLTYQWTVVSQPSSSSSVLSDENSVFPSIYLDAVGDYVIELVVNDGEQDSAPSQVTISDTDTMPVALAGPDRSVAVGQPAALNGASSFDVDGDALSFSWTIASAPSGSSATLSRSDSPYPMLTPDVEGDYVIELVVSDGFLDSNSDEVVVSTANVAPIANAGIDQSYVVGQAVILDGSASSDANGDPLSFKWHIVSAPSGSSAVLANADQGRASITPDITGPYVIGLVVNDGTADSRQSNIALHSGNQAPVANAGRDLTGTIGQIVHLDGSASSDPNGDPLSFQWSFTSKPRNSSAVLSDIHTVHPTFTPDLSGDYVIQLVASDGTANSVPTSITVSTNNTAPVANAGKSKSVATGSLYNLDGSASSDAEGAQLSYQWTILSLPSGSSVQLSDADIVSPSFTPDAAGDYVFQLVVNDGLLDSAPATVIMSDGDLPPVASAGPDQSAATGTAVTLDGSLSSDPENQTLNFMWSLISSPAGSGAVISNERSAVAGIVPDLAGDFVIQLKVSDESGQSDFDIIVIRDPATNTLPVANAGRDSTTLLGDQFILDGTASSDADGDSLFYSWSMLSRPSGSTAVLNNPQTPYPDFTPDVEGDFVIQLVVSDGKSTSFPDVVVIHDDKKNLEPTAIIAVTPDGTTGQSYQFDGSQSSDPEGEALSYNWTLLFSNGEALIDPTTAQPSFTPTKAGQYLIALSVSDGVNQSSTVSRFVEVKDPVKGAAIPTPGTHNLMMLSSRGGDSGVGSLISVPESNLTQPTEIMSFHGLPVAALTDPLQGWTVHPITNKAYLTLSLGGENDVGNIIEFEPSTQTATRFMTLPYIMHEGYKVREIGSRLLFHPDGKSAYLYSTRGGKTNVGVLLHVNFDSASADYQKVTVIADFGLASANFPGYTNAPSTDLYWNGDQIALIVGNTFSRSEKRHVLKIVPSDPQDLTKSWNIEEFGNTIEVAGRKMYVERDTQVIVDVQPGLVQNAPNGANGFRLLDCKNPIGTFLWESPEVFLLCNGAGSNYDPALFASNTSAVKPSQAATFGSLAGNEFKGLAVSTTRSSAYLTISDSLAKNFIFSTATSFLKAPTLSEMTKPNFSIRPLVTGGPDLGYYFFGDPAVVNSVNDAINDRYIVTFSIDEGLNGNGNIITYDRETSNTLTIPMGYPRGALPYGRILKSAAGDYFFPVREHSDGPGSGAVTARIIRYDSTTGDTENSLISRRAKPGLSMAETASGSIYLLSSDQTGVTTITTDLYELDPNSMTSTFITSYSALNHEAPDTELRLDNNNLWFFVDDTLYCRDLSSNTDGSLVLASSAANDPVYAVTFPTAGGDGFFATRADGAANQGTIQRLSNNCAMPTISGSVAGLTDLPSTALIAASDGNMYFGTEGGKLMRYNESTNSVAEVATVPNRSMVGFIAEDANGDLVGFASNGRSLDDQTYAYNLGTGAIVISDVPDDTPIDSLYPGFTEIN; encoded by the coding sequence ATGCGTATACTCGCCATTAGTTTAGCGTTGCTGCTAGCCGCTTGTAGTAATGATTCACCAAACCAGCCGGACAACCCAGGCGGCGGAATTACGCCTCCCGTTGGGGTACCGGTAGCCGATGCGGGACAATCAATCCTTTTGCAACGCGGTGCTACGGCAACGTTGAATGGTAGCGGCTCATATGACCCCGATGGTGACTCCCTAACTTACCAGTGGACGGTTGTCAGCCAACCCTCTTCTAGCAGCTCAGTGCTTAGCGATGAAAACAGTGTTTTTCCGAGTATCTACCTCGATGCCGTTGGCGATTACGTGATTGAATTGGTGGTCAACGATGGCGAACAGGACAGTGCGCCAAGTCAGGTCACCATTTCCGACACCGACACCATGCCCGTTGCCTTAGCCGGACCCGATCGATCGGTCGCGGTAGGTCAGCCAGCCGCCCTGAACGGCGCCAGTAGTTTTGATGTGGACGGCGATGCGCTCAGTTTTAGTTGGACAATTGCCAGTGCACCATCCGGAAGCAGTGCCACACTCTCTCGTTCAGACTCTCCCTATCCAATGTTAACGCCCGATGTAGAAGGCGATTATGTAATTGAACTAGTGGTCTCAGATGGCTTCTTAGACAGCAACAGCGATGAGGTTGTGGTTTCAACTGCGAATGTTGCGCCGATTGCCAATGCGGGCATCGATCAATCTTACGTAGTCGGACAAGCCGTTATTCTGGATGGCTCGGCCTCTTCCGATGCGAATGGTGATCCACTGAGCTTTAAGTGGCACATTGTGAGCGCTCCAAGTGGCAGTTCCGCTGTACTGGCCAATGCCGATCAAGGCCGAGCCTCGATTACCCCGGATATCACAGGTCCGTACGTCATCGGCTTGGTGGTTAATGACGGCACCGCTGATAGTCGCCAGAGTAATATCGCACTTCACTCGGGCAACCAAGCTCCCGTAGCTAATGCGGGCAGAGACCTCACTGGCACCATAGGTCAAATTGTTCATTTAGACGGATCGGCCTCTTCAGATCCGAACGGCGATCCGCTGAGCTTTCAATGGTCATTTACCTCGAAGCCTCGCAATTCAAGTGCCGTACTCAGTGACATTCACACTGTTCACCCCACCTTCACACCCGATCTATCTGGCGATTATGTCATTCAGTTGGTTGCCAGTGATGGCACCGCTAATAGCGTCCCAACCTCAATTACCGTATCCACTAATAACACTGCCCCTGTCGCGAATGCAGGCAAATCTAAAAGTGTTGCTACCGGTAGCTTATATAACTTAGATGGCTCGGCATCTTCCGATGCAGAAGGTGCGCAACTAAGCTATCAATGGACCATTCTATCGCTGCCTAGTGGGAGCTCTGTTCAGCTCTCCGATGCGGATATCGTCTCTCCGTCATTTACGCCTGACGCGGCTGGCGATTATGTCTTCCAACTCGTTGTCAACGATGGTCTCCTCGACAGCGCTCCGGCCACAGTGATTATGAGTGACGGTGACTTACCACCTGTCGCTTCGGCTGGCCCTGACCAATCGGCAGCCACCGGCACCGCGGTAACACTTGACGGTTCACTGTCCAGTGATCCTGAAAATCAAACGCTGAACTTTATGTGGTCGTTGATCTCAAGCCCGGCAGGTAGCGGTGCTGTGATTAGCAATGAACGCTCTGCTGTGGCCGGCATAGTCCCCGATCTAGCAGGAGACTTTGTGATTCAACTCAAAGTTAGCGATGAATCAGGACAAAGTGATTTTGACATTATTGTCATCCGTGACCCAGCCACCAATACCCTCCCGGTGGCCAACGCCGGTAGAGACTCTACAACCCTCCTAGGCGACCAGTTTATTCTGGATGGCACAGCTTCGTCCGATGCCGATGGCGACTCGCTGTTTTACAGCTGGTCTATGTTGAGTCGACCTTCAGGGAGTACAGCAGTGCTCAATAATCCGCAGACACCTTACCCTGATTTCACACCAGACGTAGAAGGTGACTTCGTTATCCAACTGGTGGTCAGCGATGGAAAGAGCACCAGCTTCCCTGATGTTGTGGTTATTCACGATGACAAAAAGAACCTAGAGCCAACGGCCATCATAGCTGTAACACCGGACGGTACTACTGGTCAAAGCTATCAATTTGATGGCAGTCAGAGTTCAGACCCAGAGGGTGAAGCGCTAAGCTATAATTGGACACTGCTGTTTAGTAATGGCGAGGCCCTAATTGATCCAACTACCGCCCAGCCATCCTTTACGCCTACCAAAGCCGGTCAGTATTTAATCGCGTTATCCGTTTCGGATGGTGTTAACCAAAGCTCCACGGTTTCACGTTTTGTAGAGGTGAAGGACCCGGTAAAAGGCGCTGCAATCCCTACTCCCGGCACACACAATCTGATGATGCTAAGTTCTCGTGGGGGTGACAGTGGCGTGGGATCACTTATTAGCGTTCCTGAAAGTAACCTAACCCAACCAACGGAAATCATGAGTTTTCATGGCTTGCCGGTTGCGGCACTCACCGATCCACTCCAAGGTTGGACCGTGCACCCCATCACCAACAAAGCCTATCTCACGCTGTCGTTAGGTGGCGAGAATGATGTGGGGAATATTATCGAATTCGAACCTTCAACTCAGACCGCTACCCGCTTCATGACCCTGCCCTACATTATGCACGAAGGTTACAAGGTCAGAGAGATTGGCTCGCGACTGCTGTTCCACCCAGACGGTAAGTCAGCGTACCTCTATAGTACTCGAGGCGGAAAGACCAATGTGGGAGTCTTACTTCATGTTAATTTCGACTCGGCTAGCGCCGACTACCAAAAAGTCACCGTGATTGCCGACTTTGGTTTGGCGTCAGCCAACTTCCCAGGTTATACCAATGCGCCGTCTACTGATCTCTACTGGAATGGCGATCAAATAGCGTTGATTGTGGGTAACACCTTTTCACGCTCTGAAAAACGCCATGTGCTCAAGATTGTTCCAAGCGACCCACAGGATCTGACTAAATCTTGGAACATTGAGGAGTTTGGCAATACGATTGAAGTCGCCGGGCGAAAGATGTACGTAGAGCGTGATACGCAAGTCATTGTCGATGTTCAACCAGGACTTGTTCAAAACGCCCCAAATGGCGCTAACGGTTTCAGATTACTAGACTGTAAAAACCCAATTGGAACTTTCCTATGGGAAAGCCCCGAGGTATTCCTACTGTGTAACGGAGCTGGGTCTAATTATGACCCCGCTCTCTTTGCCAGTAATACCAGCGCTGTTAAGCCATCTCAAGCGGCAACATTCGGCTCGTTGGCTGGCAATGAATTTAAAGGCCTAGCGGTTTCCACAACTCGCTCTAGTGCGTACTTAACAATTTCAGACTCGCTCGCAAAGAACTTTATCTTTAGTACCGCAACCAGCTTCTTGAAAGCACCCACACTTAGCGAGATGACGAAACCCAACTTCAGTATCCGTCCGCTCGTTACCGGGGGGCCAGATTTAGGTTACTACTTCTTCGGAGACCCTGCGGTTGTGAATTCGGTCAATGATGCCATCAATGACCGCTACATTGTGACCTTTAGCATTGACGAAGGGCTCAATGGCAACGGGAATATCATCACCTACGACCGAGAAACCTCCAACACCTTAACAATCCCTATGGGATACCCTCGTGGTGCACTACCCTATGGGCGGATACTTAAGAGCGCTGCGGGTGACTATTTCTTCCCAGTTCGCGAGCATTCAGATGGCCCTGGTTCAGGTGCTGTCACCGCGCGCATTATTCGCTACGATTCCACCACTGGCGATACTGAGAATAGCCTCATTAGCCGTCGAGCTAAGCCTGGACTCTCGATGGCCGAAACCGCTAGCGGTTCGATCTATCTACTGTCCAGCGATCAAACAGGTGTTACTACGATAACCACCGATCTCTATGAGTTGGATCCTAACTCCATGACATCGACCTTCATTACCTCCTATTCGGCACTGAATCATGAAGCGCCCGATACTGAGCTTCGCTTGGACAACAATAACCTATGGTTCTTTGTAGACGACACACTCTACTGCCGAGATCTTAGCTCTAACACCGATGGCTCTCTGGTATTGGCTTCTTCAGCAGCCAATGATCCCGTTTATGCGGTGACCTTCCCAACGGCTGGAGGTGATGGATTCTTCGCTACGCGTGCCGACGGTGCCGCTAACCAAGGCACCATTCAACGCCTCAGTAATAACTGTGCGATGCCAACTATCTCTGGTTCTGTCGCAGGTTTAACTGATCTACCTTCCACAGCACTCATTGCAGCAAGCGACGGTAATATGTACTTTGGCACAGAGGGCGGTAAGCTAATGCGCTACAACGAGTCGACTAATAGTGTTGCTGAAGTAGCAACGGTTCCAAACCGTTCTATGGTTGGCTTTATCGCTGAAGATGCGAATGGCGACTTGGTTGGCTTTGCCTCGAACGGCCGCTCGCTGGATGACCAAACCTATGCCTATAACTTAGGAACGGGGGCAATTGTCATTAGTGATGTGCCGGACGATACGCCAATTGATTCGCTCTACCCTGGCTTTACCGAGATTAACTAG
- a CDS encoding prolyl oligopeptidase family serine peptidase, with amino-acid sequence MRIISFFTLLAFSVLSQAQSFEPLYDQDVFIKARFEPMSSEQLVSKPTINDIKLSPSGDWLIAVDRYDGKTAVSVITSHPAEVVQIIGLKNFFQIDIDWLTDEYFAVSAITRGVSGRATSIFKVSASGDVEQVVAFMQGSFVHISPADNEFVFQRLDRPGLYSVYQLSAEQFSFEAIEDATAIIRRERSLLPPLFDPISKRVMFMRGTSVENVTFKAISTVDGSVTSARVNLNSEVTILPLAMLSPSQWIVITDEETPRRAVQYFNPVESSFGEILYQSTEHDVISARLESDGKISAVTYLDQGSLVTKYIDDGEQLLYDRISAAYPDTSFSQISQSEDREHILLLGTGSLLEPSFFMFHGENDSLQLLQSQYSAIDTHNLSPTTVMSATSSDGERIEGFLTLPLHGEPLGLIVKPHGGPIGVSDNRLFNAEVQYFASRGFAVLRTNFRGSEGYGRAFREQGRGELGQLIEDDIMATVNAVQSVHNFDKVCAMGGSYGAYSSMMLSIRHPELFDCAIGSFGIYDLPLALSLSNRHLSESTQERIRAIMGDHDTATLMGNSPVYLAEDINVPVMLIAGAKDAITPPEHTHRLEAMLSLQGNQPEGVIYNNARHGHSSLRDRRHDFALRYDFLLRSMGIQPPLPEELYATARSTLADDYLMLGRLTLDEDLTAFGAQADPAMTSYYFERAAELGSLRAKYELGKRLLDAEDEHHDTEGGLRLLEEAAEYDQWQAQVELGKHYLRGNFVDQDFERAQQLIEDGFRQYDEERRQKLLLAEFYCVAPPPYQDLARCAGELKRRGTDNRYVTMDFRKTVGRIYEQLNADDDAMRVVRERLVEHIGVSAERGQIDEVAAGLATLDYGRDFGTSRKFNVYSSPDSFSLNENLGKYMGLTVRPEVSIMDHDVKTGMVLIWRFPDQNGNRRSTATLFWGSDAEYKLQHELTTAQGIGDYEIEVLNLHGEVLYQYRYEITP; translated from the coding sequence ATGAGAATTATTAGCTTCTTTACACTCTTAGCCTTCAGCGTATTGTCTCAGGCTCAGTCATTCGAACCCCTCTACGATCAGGACGTTTTCATCAAGGCGCGGTTCGAACCCATGTCGAGTGAACAGCTGGTCAGCAAACCAACGATCAATGACATCAAGCTGTCGCCATCGGGTGATTGGCTTATTGCGGTTGACCGATACGACGGTAAAACAGCGGTCAGTGTAATTACCTCACACCCGGCGGAAGTGGTTCAAATTATTGGACTGAAGAATTTCTTTCAGATTGATATTGATTGGCTGACCGATGAATATTTTGCGGTTAGCGCAATAACACGGGGCGTAAGTGGGCGCGCAACAAGCATCTTTAAGGTCAGCGCGTCTGGCGACGTTGAGCAAGTTGTTGCGTTTATGCAGGGCAGTTTCGTCCACATTTCCCCCGCGGATAATGAATTTGTGTTTCAGCGCTTAGATAGACCTGGGCTGTATAGTGTTTACCAGTTGAGTGCCGAACAATTTAGTTTCGAGGCCATCGAGGACGCCACGGCAATTATTCGCCGTGAACGTTCGCTTCTGCCGCCGCTATTCGACCCCATTTCAAAGCGGGTGATGTTTATGCGCGGTACGTCCGTGGAAAATGTGACCTTCAAAGCCATCTCAACGGTAGATGGATCGGTGACCAGTGCTCGTGTCAATCTCAATAGCGAGGTGACGATTCTGCCACTGGCAATGTTGTCACCAAGCCAATGGATTGTCATCACTGACGAGGAGACTCCCCGCAGAGCGGTACAGTATTTCAATCCCGTGGAGTCCAGCTTTGGTGAGATTCTTTATCAATCCACGGAACACGATGTTATTTCCGCAAGGCTTGAATCAGATGGCAAAATTTCGGCTGTCACTTATCTTGATCAAGGAAGCTTGGTAACCAAATATATTGATGATGGTGAACAGCTACTTTATGACCGAATTAGCGCTGCCTACCCCGATACATCGTTTTCACAAATCAGTCAGTCTGAGGATCGAGAGCATATTCTCCTGCTCGGTACCGGCTCGCTCCTCGAACCGAGCTTCTTTATGTTTCACGGAGAGAATGACTCGCTCCAGCTTCTGCAGTCTCAGTACAGCGCCATTGATACTCATAATTTGTCACCAACAACCGTGATGTCGGCTACCAGCTCAGATGGTGAGAGGATTGAAGGGTTTCTTACACTGCCCTTGCATGGCGAGCCATTGGGTTTGATTGTGAAGCCCCATGGAGGTCCTATTGGGGTGAGCGATAACCGATTGTTTAATGCCGAGGTGCAGTACTTTGCTTCGCGTGGTTTTGCGGTACTTCGTACCAACTTCCGTGGTTCGGAAGGATATGGCAGAGCTTTTCGTGAACAGGGGCGTGGTGAGCTAGGGCAGCTCATTGAGGATGACATCATGGCGACAGTGAATGCCGTGCAGTCTGTTCATAACTTTGACAAAGTCTGTGCGATGGGCGGAAGCTATGGTGCCTATTCGTCGATGATGTTGTCGATTCGCCATCCAGAGTTATTTGACTGTGCCATTGGCTCGTTTGGTATTTACGACTTACCACTTGCCTTGAGCTTGTCTAACCGACACTTGAGTGAATCTACTCAGGAGCGAATTAGGGCAATAATGGGTGATCACGACACCGCTACGCTCATGGGTAATTCACCGGTATATCTGGCCGAAGATATTAATGTCCCCGTAATGCTTATAGCCGGGGCGAAGGACGCCATTACGCCGCCTGAGCATACCCACCGCCTTGAGGCCATGTTGTCACTACAGGGTAACCAACCGGAGGGAGTTATTTATAACAACGCTCGCCATGGGCATTCGTCATTGCGAGATCGTCGTCATGACTTCGCCCTTCGCTATGACTTTCTTCTCCGGTCCATGGGCATCCAGCCCCCGCTGCCTGAAGAGCTTTATGCAACGGCGCGCTCAACCCTAGCTGACGACTATCTCATGTTAGGACGTCTTACCCTAGATGAAGATTTAACGGCCTTTGGTGCGCAAGCGGATCCAGCAATGACCAGCTACTACTTTGAGCGAGCGGCCGAGTTAGGAAGTTTGCGAGCAAAGTATGAATTAGGGAAGCGGTTACTTGATGCGGAAGATGAGCATCACGATACCGAAGGCGGTTTGCGGCTATTAGAGGAAGCGGCGGAATACGACCAGTGGCAGGCGCAAGTTGAGCTGGGCAAGCACTACCTGCGCGGAAACTTCGTGGATCAGGATTTCGAACGTGCCCAGCAACTGATTGAAGACGGTTTCCGCCAATATGACGAAGAGCGTAGGCAAAAGTTACTGCTTGCCGAATTCTATTGCGTGGCGCCGCCGCCATATCAAGATCTAGCGCGCTGCGCCGGCGAGCTTAAACGGCGCGGAACCGATAATCGTTACGTGACGATGGATTTCCGTAAAACGGTGGGGAGAATCTACGAACAGCTGAATGCTGACGATGACGCTATGCGCGTGGTGCGAGAGCGATTAGTGGAACATATTGGCGTCTCAGCGGAGCGCGGTCAGATAGATGAGGTAGCTGCGGGCCTTGCGACGCTTGATTATGGGCGAGACTTTGGTACTTCTCGAAAGTTCAATGTATACAGCAGCCCCGACTCATTCAGCTTAAACGAGAACCTAGGCAAATACATGGGACTAACCGTGCGACCTGAAGTATCAATAATGGATCACGATGTGAAAACTGGGATGGTTCTAATTTGGCGCTTCCCTGATCAAAACGGCAATCGTAGATCCACCGCCACACTCTTTTGGGGGAGCGATGCCGAGTACAAGCTCCAGCATGAGTTGACGACGGCTCAAGGCATAGGGGATTACGAAATAGAAGTGCTTAATTTGCATGGCGAGGTTTTATATCAGTATCGCTACGAGATTACACCATGA
- a CDS encoding helix-turn-helix domain-containing protein produces MGINIVPTVIYASMMGMTCFALIDVLSRKRQQQSIYLGVLLLLLLAHILGELFIYSGAYQYAPALAGMQLPLRMLLGPALYFYAIATMSPDRQVNGRAYLLALTGPLLVIVGMLPFALGISSADKLALANPATRDPELWQIAFMTCLFATIAFILFTAAYLVVTFRLHARHRRQLMERFSTIEKRSMDWFRVLLVLWGAVWGLFALDFMMGFLGVRWFGSGVVLPLFEMSVLMVFTHFALKQPILEESDKAEPQRKPAKTYALATEQLQQIANKLSQAMKQDALYLEEDLSLKRLSDAISVSENQISETLSQFLNTNFFHYVNSFRVEQAKSLLLSTKNQVTSIAYEVGFNSKSTFNTAFKKSTGFTPTGYRKHQTVQSSDNFIH; encoded by the coding sequence ATGGGCATCAATATTGTTCCGACAGTGATTTACGCTAGCATGATGGGAATGACCTGTTTTGCCCTTATTGATGTGTTAAGTCGTAAGCGTCAGCAGCAATCAATTTACCTTGGTGTTCTACTGCTCCTGTTGTTAGCGCATATTCTGGGCGAGCTATTTATCTATTCAGGCGCCTACCAATATGCTCCGGCCTTGGCGGGAATGCAGCTTCCTTTGCGGATGTTGTTAGGTCCTGCTCTGTACTTTTACGCTATCGCTACCATGTCGCCTGATCGGCAGGTTAATGGAAGGGCGTATTTGTTAGCACTCACTGGGCCGCTACTCGTTATTGTTGGGATGCTTCCTTTCGCTTTAGGCATCAGTTCCGCGGATAAGTTAGCGCTGGCTAATCCAGCGACTCGAGACCCTGAGCTTTGGCAGATCGCGTTTATGACCTGCTTGTTTGCCACCATTGCCTTTATTTTGTTCACCGCAGCTTACCTGGTTGTAACCTTCCGATTACACGCCCGCCATCGGCGACAATTAATGGAGCGCTTTTCTACCATCGAGAAGCGTTCGATGGATTGGTTCAGGGTTCTACTGGTGTTGTGGGGAGCGGTGTGGGGTTTGTTTGCGCTGGACTTCATGATGGGGTTCTTGGGTGTTAGGTGGTTTGGGTCCGGGGTGGTACTGCCGCTCTTTGAGATGTCAGTGCTAATGGTATTTACCCATTTTGCGCTGAAACAGCCTATCCTCGAAGAAAGCGATAAAGCCGAGCCACAGCGTAAACCAGCCAAAACCTATGCACTGGCCACCGAGCAGTTGCAGCAGATTGCCAATAAACTCAGTCAGGCGATGAAACAGGATGCGCTCTATCTGGAGGAGGACTTGTCATTGAAGCGTTTGTCCGATGCTATTTCGGTCAGCGAAAACCAAATTTCAGAAACACTCTCGCAGTTCCTCAATACCAACTTCTTTCATTACGTGAATAGCTTTCGCGTTGAACAGGCCAAGTCACTGCTCTTGAGTACTAAAAATCAAGTGACGAGCATTGCTTACGAGGTGGGTTTCAAT